The stretch of DNA GCCCTGGCCGGCGCCGCCTGGGCCACCACGCCGGCCACCGCCGCGAGCAGCATCACCAACGGTGACTTCGAGACCGGCAGCCTGACCGGCTGGACGGCCACCGGCACCACCGCCGTCACCACCAGCGGCGCCCACGGCGGCACCCACGCGGCGATGCTGGGCAGCACCTCGCCCACCAACGGCACCTCCTCGATCAGCCAGTCCTTCACCGCCCCCAGCGGCAGCCCACAGCTCGGCTTCTGGTACGCCGTGACCTGCCCGGACACCGTGACCTACGACTGGGCCACCGCCACGCTCAAGGACACCACCGCCAACACCACCAGCACCCTGCTGCCCAAGACCTGCACCAACGGGGCGGGTTGGAAGCAGGTGACCAGTGCGCTCACCGCCGGCCACGGCTACACGCTCACCCTCAGCAGCAAGGACGACAACTACGCCGGCGACGCGACCTACACGCTCTACGACGACGTCCAGGTCACCGGCTCGGCCACCAACGACTTCTCGCTCACCGACAGCCCGGCCTCGGCCACTGTCAACGCCGGCTCGGCCGCCACCACCACCGTCTCCACGGCCGTCACCGCCGGCGCCGCGCAGAGCATCTCCCTCTCGGCAAGCGGCCTGCCCACGGGCGCCTCGGCCGCGTTCAACCCGAGCTCGGTGACGGCGGGCGGCTCCAGCACGCTGACCGTCTCCACCGCCGCGAGCACCCCGTCCGGCAGCTACCCGATCACGGTGACCGGCACCGGCACCTCGGCCACCCACACCGCCGCCTTCACCCTGACCGTCAACGGCACCGGCCCGAGCCTGCTGCAGGTGAGCAGCGACCCGTTCACCAACTCCACCAGCCAGCACGCCACCGAGGTCGAGCCCGACACCTTCGCGTACGGCAACACCGTGGTCAGCTCCTCGCAGGTCGGCCGGTTCACCGACGGCGGCGGCTCGGACATCAGCTGGAACACCTCCACCGACGGCGGCACCACCTGGCAGCACGGCATGCTGCCGGGCATCACCACCTGGCAAGGCGGCGGCAGTTGGGCCCGGGTCTCCGACCCCTCGGTGGCCTACTCGGCCAAGTACGGCACCTGGCTGATCACCGGCCTGGTGATCGACGCCAACGCCAACGGCGCGGGGGTGAGCGTCAGCCGCTCGGCCGACGGCCTCAGCTGGCAGAACCCGGTGCTGGCGGTCGGCAACGACGGGCAGGGCTACGACAAGGAGTGGATCGTCTGCGACAACTCCACCGGCAGCCCGTACTACGGCAATTGCTACGTGGAGGTGGACATCACCTCCTCCGGCAACACCGTGATCATGTCCACCTCGCGGGACGGCGGCGCCACCTGGTCGGCCCCGCTCAGCCCCTCGGGCACCAACACCGGGCTCGGCGGGCAGCCGCTGGTGCAGCCGAACGGCACCGTGGTGGTGCCGTTCTCCACAGACGGCACCTCGATCCGCTCCTTCACCTCCACCAACGGCGGGTCCTCCTGGGGTGCCACCGTGCTGGTGTCGAGCGTGAGTTCGCACGGCGTGG from Kitasatospora sp. MMS16-BH015 encodes:
- a CDS encoding sialidase family protein, encoding MRAPLSEWRMLHPTEEIRMNSPRTKPGWRRLIATLASASLALAGAAWATTPATAASSITNGDFETGSLTGWTATGTTAVTTSGAHGGTHAAMLGSTSPTNGTSSISQSFTAPSGSPQLGFWYAVTCPDTVTYDWATATLKDTTANTTSTLLPKTCTNGAGWKQVTSALTAGHGYTLTLSSKDDNYAGDATYTLYDDVQVTGSATNDFSLTDSPASATVNAGSAATTTVSTAVTAGAAQSISLSASGLPTGASAAFNPSSVTAGGSSTLTVSTAASTPSGSYPITVTGTGTSATHTAAFTLTVNGTGPSLLQVSSDPFTNSTSQHATEVEPDTFAYGNTVVSSSQVGRFTDGGGSDISWNTSTDGGTTWQHGMLPGITTWQGGGSWARVSDPSVAYSAKYGTWLITGLVIDANANGAGVSVSRSADGLSWQNPVLAVGNDGQGYDKEWIVCDNSTGSPYYGNCYVEVDITSSGNTVIMSTSRDGGATWSAPLSPSGTNTGLGGQPLVQPNGTVVVPFSTDGTSIRSFTSTNGGSSWGATVLVSSVSSHGVAGGLRDGEGLPSAEIDAAGKVYVSWQDCRFRSGCPANDIVYATSTDGTTWSAVTRVPIDPTTSTVDHFIPGFGVDHATSGATAKLGLYYYFYPNTNCTATTCQLEVGFISSTNGGATWSTAQTVAGPMSLAQLANTTQGNMVGDYLSASVVNGKAVAIFAVGKTPTNGQAFDEGMYTVTGGLTLRSGTTPSATGPVRYTAPDQPRLRPPTVRR